In the genome of Bos mutus isolate GX-2022 chromosome 20, NWIPB_WYAK_1.1, whole genome shotgun sequence, one region contains:
- the NKX2-5 gene encoding homeobox protein Nkx-2.5 has product MFPSPALTPTPFSVKDILNLEQQQRSLAAGELSARLEATLAPASCMLAAFKPEAYAGPEAAAPGFPELRAELGPAPSPAKCAPAFSAAPAFYPRAYGDPDPAKDHRADKKELCALQKAVELEKPESDSAERPRARRRRKPRVLFSQAQVYELERRFKQQRYLSAPERDQLASVLKLTSTQVKIWFQNRRYKCKRQRQDQTLELVGLPPPPPPPARRIAVPVLVRDGKPCLGDSAPYAPAYGVGLNAYGYNAYPAYPGYGGAACSPGYSCTAAYPAGPPPTQTATAAANNNFVNFGVGDLNAVQSPGIPQGNSGVSTLHGIRAW; this is encoded by the exons ATGTTCCCCAGCCCCGCGCTCACGCCCACACCGTTCTCGGTCAAAGACATCCTGAACctggagcagcagcagcgcaGCCTGGCCGCCGGGGAGCTCTCGGCGCGCCTGGAGGCCACTCTGGCGCCTGCCTCCTGCATGCTGGCCGCCTTCAAGCCCGAGGCCTACGCGGGGCCGGAGGCCGCGGCGCCCGGCTTCCCTGAGCTGCGCGCAGAGCTGGGCCCCGCGCCCTCGCCCGCCAAGTGCGCGCCTGCCTTCTCAGCCGCCCCCGCCTTCTATCCGCGTGCCTATGGCGACCCCGACCCTGCCAAGGACCATCGAGCCGATAAGAAAG AGCTGTGCGCACTGCAGAAGGCGGTGGAACTGGAGAAGCCAGAGTCGGACAGCGCCGAGCGACCCCGCGCACGACGGCGGAGGAAGCCGCGCGTGCTCTTCTCGCAGGCGCAGGTCTACGAGCTGGAGCGGCGCTTCAAGCAGCAGCGGTACCTGTCGGCTCCCGAGCGCGACCAGCTGGCCAGCGTGCTGAAGCTCACGTCCACGCAGGTCAAGATCTGGTTCCAGAACCGGCGCTACAAGTGCAAGCGACAACGACAAGACCAGACTCTGGAGCTGGTGGGgctgcccccgccgccgccgccgccggcccgCAGGATCGCGGTGCCAGTGCTGGTGCGCGATGGCAAGCCTTGCCTGGGGGACTCGGCGCCCTACGCGCCAGCCTACGGCGTGGGCCTCAACGCCTACGGCTACAACGCCTACCCTGCCTACCCCGGGTACGGGGGCGCGGCTTGCAGCCCCGGCTACAGCTGTACCGCTGCTTACCCGGCCGGGCCGCCACCGACGCAGACGGCCACGGCCGCCGCCAACAACAACTTCGTGAACTTCGGCGTCGGGGACTTGAACGCGGTACAGAGCCCCGGGATTCCGCAGGGCAACTCGGGAGTGTCCACGCTGCACGGCATCCGAGCCTGGTAG